One genomic window of Quercus lobata isolate SW786 chromosome 9, ValleyOak3.0 Primary Assembly, whole genome shotgun sequence includes the following:
- the LOC115961503 gene encoding uncharacterized protein LOC115961503: protein MADDVVNGMENMKLTTKEEEVISISDEGRLEAIEDCTLSLMGRFLTCKSFNKQATKNTMRRAWGLEDNLHITEVGPNLFQFKFTSEFDLNRVLRGGSWTFDNQLLLLKCWRRGMTVENISMEMASLWVQIWGAPLDMFTSQVAKEVGSRLGAVEEVEQRRGQDKLHYFMRVRVVLPISKPIRRGSFIAGSDGEKH from the coding sequence ATGGCTGACGATGTCGTTAATGGTATGGAGAACATGAAGTTGACTACGAAAGAGGAGGAGGTGATTTCCATCTCTGACGAAGGACGTTTGGAAGCCATTGAAGACTGTACTCTCAGTTTGATGGGTAGGTTTTTGACGTGCAAATCTTTTAATAAGCAAGCCACAAAGAATACTATGAGACGGGCTTGGGGTTTAGAGGACAATCTACATATCACAGAGGTAGGGccaaatctttttcagtttaaaTTCACATCTGAATTTGATCTGAATAGAGTCTTAAGAGGTGGCTCGTGGACTTTTGATAATCAATTATTATTGCTTAAGTGTTGGAGGAGAGGCATGACTGTTGAGAATATAAGCATGGAGATGGCATCTCTTTGGGTTCAGATCTGGGGGGCGCCGCTAGACATGTTTACATCACAGGTTGCTAAGGAGGTGGGGAGTAGACTTGGGGCTGTTGAGGAAGTTGAGCAGAGAAGAGGGCAGGACAAGTTGCACTACTTCATGAGGGTTAGAGTGGTGTTACCTATCTCGAAGCCCATTCGCAGAGGAAGCTTTATTGCGGGTTCTGATGGAGAAAAACACTAG